The Vicia villosa cultivar HV-30 ecotype Madison, WI linkage group LG1, Vvil1.0, whole genome shotgun sequence genome includes a region encoding these proteins:
- the LOC131612095 gene encoding 3-ketoacyl-CoA synthase 5-like: MEATTKSLFNECSNFTLLSNHLFATFSSFLWLSTITLVTCIESFLLQKNYEPVFHFLFPCFVLLSFLLKHLFSKPSPVYLIDFSCLKPPNHCRVPFSTFLENASLFECFDNESISFMEKVLHSSGLSEETFLPPSLLYIPPKTEHSESIKELHMVLFPVMDDLLAKTKLSPFDIDILILNCSSFCPSPSLTSFIVNKYAMRSDIKSYNVSGMGCSASALSIDMAHNLLRVHKNSTAIVLSTEILSGGLYSGKEKSKLFLNCLFRMGSAAILLSNKKEARKNAKYLVLRTVRTHRGFDDKAYFSLIREEDSNGKLGVTVKKDILPQVARETLGSNISILGSEMLPISEKFLYGVSLINKRFNLMKSEGVYVPNFKTVIQHFCLPCTWKSVIREVGKGLKLGDREIEAALMTLHRFGNQSSSSLWYELAYLEAKEKVQKGDNIWQLGFGIGLKSCSVVLKCIRPIVGESHNGPWCDCIHQYPILDN; this comes from the coding sequence ATGGAAGCCACTACCAAGTCTCTCTTCAATGAATGCTCAAACTTTACTCTCTTATCAAACCATCTCTTTGCAACATTCTCAAGTTTCCTATGGCTCTCTACCATAACACTAGTAACATGTATTGAATCCTTCTTGCTTCAGAAAAACTATGAACCAGTGTTCCATTTTCTCTTCCCATGTTTTGTCCTACTTTCTTTCCTTCTAAAACACTTGTTCTCAAAACCCTCTCCTGTTTACCTCATTGATTTCTCATGTCTTAAACCACCAAATCATTGTAGGGTACCTTTCTCAACATTCCTTGAAAATGCTTCTTTGTTTGAATGTTTCGACAACGAAAGTATTTCCTTCATGGAAAAAGTCCTTCATTCTTCTGGCCTTAGTGAAGAAACTTTTCTCCCTCCATCACTTCTTTACATTCCACCAAAAACCGAACATTCAGAATCTATCAAAGAACTTCACATGGTTCTTTTCCCTGTCATGGATGATCTTCTTGCAAAAACAAAACTTTCACCATTTGATATAGACATACTTATCTTAAACTGTAGCAGTTTTTGTCCTTCACCTTCTTTAACATCTTTCATTGTTAACAAATATGCTATGAGAAGTGACATTAAAAGCTATAATGTCTCTGGTATGGGGTGCAGTGCTAGTGCTCTTTCCATTGACATGGCTCACAATCTTCTAAGAGTTCACAAAAACTCTACTGCTATTGTTTTAAGCACAGAGATTTTGTCCGGTGGATTGTATTCAGGtaaagaaaaatcaaagttgtTTCTTAACTGTCTCTTTAGAATGGGAAGTGCAGCTATTCTTCTCTCAAACAAAAAAGAAGCGCGTAAAAACGCAAAATATTTGGTACTTCGGACAGTTAGAACACATAGAGGTTTCGATGATAAAGCTTATTTTTCTTTGATACGAGAAGAAGATTCAAACGGAAAACTTGGTGTGACAGTGAAGAAGGATATATTACCTCAAGTAGCTAGGGAAACACTTGGTTCAAACATTTCAATCTTGGGTTCTGAAATGTTACCAATTTCTGAGAAATTTTTGTATGGTGTTTCTCTGATAAACAAGAGGTTTAACTTAATGAAATCCGAGGGTGTTTATGTGCCGAATTTCAAGACTGTGATACAACATTTTTGCTTACCGTGTACATGGAAATCGGTGATAAGAGAAGTAGGAAAAGGGTTGAAGCTTGGTGATAGAGAGATTGAAGCTGCTCTGATGACATTGCATAGATTTGGaaatcaatcttcttcatcatTGTGGTATGAACTTGCTTACTTGGAAGCCAAGGAAAAAGTGCAGAAAGGAGATAACATTTGGCAACTTGGATTTGGGATTGGTTTGAAGAGTTGTAGTGTTGTTTTGAAGTGTATTAGGCCAATAGTTGGTGAGTCTCATAATGGACCATGGTGCGATTGCATTCATCAATACCCAATTTTAGATAACTAG